Proteins from a single region of Gemmatimonadaceae bacterium:
- a CDS encoding cytochrome c3 family protein produces the protein MTKRRKWTAIPGLIALATAAVVLSAYSGASSSQGSQPQQPINFPHTVHVQKLGMNCLYCHYTANKSPDPGLPAVSTCMGCHLIIGAQRPAIAGVHPAYKSTEIEKLVNYYKGGAGVPIPWKRIHKVPEYVHFPHMRHVNAGVTCQTCHGQIQGMTRVFQYSSLNMGWCVSCHVNGYSPEEGRVAAGYAPADSNVVTPAGAPQQPATATTAPSANAQQPASPFQAVGVGRQPATNAAGRKIARYDCANCHY, from the coding sequence ATGACGAAGCGAAGGAAGTGGACCGCGATTCCCGGGCTCATCGCCCTCGCCACCGCTGCAGTTGTTCTCTCCGCGTACAGCGGTGCCTCTTCATCGCAAGGCAGTCAGCCGCAACAGCCGATCAACTTCCCGCACACCGTGCACGTGCAGAAGCTCGGCATGAATTGCCTCTACTGCCACTACACGGCGAACAAATCTCCTGATCCCGGACTGCCCGCCGTCAGCACGTGCATGGGCTGTCACCTGATCATCGGCGCGCAGCGACCCGCGATCGCCGGCGTTCACCCGGCGTACAAGAGCACCGAGATCGAGAAGCTCGTGAACTACTACAAGGGTGGTGCAGGCGTACCGATCCCGTGGAAGCGCATCCACAAGGTGCCCGAGTACGTGCACTTCCCGCACATGCGTCACGTCAACGCCGGCGTCACCTGCCAGACCTGTCATGGCCAGATCCAGGGCATGACGCGAGTCTTTCAGTACTCCTCCCTCAACATGGGATGGTGCGTGAGCTGTCACGTGAACGGCTACTCGCCAGAGGAAGGCCGCGTTGCGGCCGGGTACGCGCCGGCCGACAGTAACGTCGTGACGCCTGCCGGTGCGCCGCAGCAGCCCGCAACAGCGACGACTGCGCCATCAGCAAATGCTCAACAACCGGCGTCCCCGTTCCAAGCCGTCGGTGTGGGACGCCAACCGGCGACGAACGCCGCCGGCCGCAAGATCGCCCGATACGATTGCGCGAACTGCCACTACTGA
- a CDS encoding aminotransferase class III-fold pyridoxal phosphate-dependent enzyme: protein MPFRRFFDRSQKRESPVADETSVEETEISDEDSEPVNEEAEFDESGEEVEGEPEGASDINWLERAVAVLPTGASTGSKRLEALYGDASAVGPTHYVHASGCRLVDSSGQTYIDCTMALGAVALGYADMRVQEAAMMAVGTGNVAGLSSIREVEIAERLQAIIPCAEMVQFLKSGAEGVSAAIRIARTYTGRDVVVGSGYFGWHDWSSDAAGVPAAVREQFRSVPFDDIAALERAARDAGTRLAAIVIEPVIERLPSDAWIAAARELSKSLGAVLVFDEMKTGFRLRTGGYQALSGVTPDLAVFGKALANGFPLAAVVGHRDVMEAARRTWISSTLAGESVALAAAGAVLDWHEGVEVCETLASTGHAMREAVSAAVIASGIAGVSVEGLDPMWLLHFADRHRETRFLEIAATHGVLFKRGAYNFAAMAHDEETITEIESAASAAFVELLEEEQGEA from the coding sequence ATGCCATTCCGTCGCTTCTTTGATCGCAGCCAGAAGCGTGAGTCACCTGTCGCCGACGAGACGTCCGTCGAAGAGACTGAGATCTCCGACGAGGACAGCGAGCCCGTGAACGAAGAAGCGGAGTTCGACGAGAGCGGGGAAGAAGTCGAAGGCGAACCCGAGGGCGCGAGCGACATCAATTGGCTGGAGCGCGCCGTTGCGGTGCTGCCCACCGGCGCATCCACTGGCAGTAAACGGCTCGAGGCGCTTTACGGCGACGCGTCCGCTGTCGGTCCAACGCACTACGTCCACGCAAGCGGCTGTCGACTCGTCGATTCATCGGGACAGACGTACATCGATTGCACGATGGCGCTCGGCGCCGTCGCACTCGGCTACGCCGACATGCGCGTTCAGGAAGCGGCGATGATGGCTGTTGGCACCGGCAACGTTGCCGGACTGTCCAGCATTCGAGAAGTGGAGATCGCCGAACGCCTGCAGGCGATAATTCCCTGTGCCGAGATGGTGCAGTTTCTCAAGAGTGGCGCGGAAGGTGTGTCGGCGGCTATTCGCATTGCTCGTACGTACACGGGCCGTGACGTCGTTGTCGGTAGCGGCTACTTCGGTTGGCACGACTGGTCGAGTGACGCTGCTGGTGTGCCGGCGGCGGTACGCGAGCAGTTTCGCTCGGTACCATTCGACGACATCGCTGCGCTCGAGCGCGCGGCGCGCGACGCCGGCACTCGGCTCGCCGCCATCGTCATCGAGCCCGTCATCGAGCGCCTGCCTTCGGACGCCTGGATCGCCGCCGCGCGCGAGCTCAGCAAGTCGTTAGGCGCGGTGCTCGTCTTCGATGAGATGAAGACTGGTTTTCGTCTTCGAACAGGCGGGTATCAGGCTCTGTCGGGAGTCACGCCAGATCTCGCCGTCTTCGGGAAGGCGCTCGCGAACGGATTTCCACTCGCGGCGGTCGTCGGTCATCGCGATGTCATGGAGGCGGCACGCCGCACCTGGATCTCTTCGACGCTTGCTGGCGAGAGCGTCGCGCTTGCCGCGGCCGGCGCCGTGCTCGACTGGCATGAGGGTGTCGAGGTGTGCGAGACGCTTGCGTCAACCGGTCATGCGATGCGCGAGGCCGTGAGCGCTGCCGTCATCGCCTCGGGGATTGCCGGCGTTTCGGTCGAGGGGCTCGATCCGATGTGGTTGCTGCATTTCGCGGATCGGCACCGTGAGACGAGGTTTCTCGAGATCGCTGCCACTCATGGCGTTCTCTTCAAGCGCGGTGCGTACAATTTTGCCGCCATGGCGCACGACGAGGAGACGATTACAGAAATCGAATCGGCGGCGAGCGCCGCGTTCGTCGAATTGCTCGAAGAAGAGCAGGGCGAGGCGTGA
- a CDS encoding amidohydrolase family protein, translated as MSAPLAGTAPLIDAHAHFYHAGAGRSDWSDVNAARLRAGDRIGITYHVASVLGSYGFSSPTYFPSPADVSVGNDVMLEIASREANRVRMYVTVNPNDTDHAVREIERCVARGAIGIKLLASRRADDPLLDPIAEIAAERGLPVLHHIWQHRRREWPSQEISDGADLARLALRHPRANFILAHIGGGGDYAHTFPAIVEVPNVFPDLSGSGVDRGMLDDALTVLGASRLLWGCDLTMETGLAKLRALEAIGLGDDALADIRWRNAVRLFPRGSFPRAETAMPSRNAQRSTLSAR; from the coding sequence GTGAGCGCTCCGTTGGCGGGCACGGCGCCGCTCATCGATGCACACGCGCACTTCTATCACGCTGGAGCTGGTCGCAGCGATTGGTCCGACGTCAACGCCGCGCGCCTTCGCGCGGGTGACCGCATCGGAATTACCTATCACGTTGCGTCGGTGCTCGGCAGCTACGGCTTTTCGTCGCCGACCTATTTTCCTTCGCCGGCGGATGTGAGCGTCGGCAACGACGTCATGCTCGAGATTGCGTCTCGTGAGGCGAATCGCGTGCGAATGTACGTCACCGTCAATCCGAACGACACGGATCACGCCGTACGCGAGATCGAGCGTTGCGTCGCGCGTGGCGCAATCGGCATCAAGCTGCTCGCGAGTCGTCGCGCCGACGACCCCTTGCTCGATCCCATCGCCGAGATTGCCGCTGAGCGCGGCTTGCCCGTGTTGCATCACATCTGGCAGCATCGCCGGCGCGAGTGGCCGTCGCAGGAGATCTCCGACGGTGCCGACCTCGCGCGCCTCGCGCTGCGGCACCCGCGCGCCAATTTTATCCTCGCGCACATCGGTGGCGGCGGCGACTACGCGCACACATTTCCGGCAATCGTCGAAGTGCCTAACGTCTTTCCCGATCTGTCGGGGAGCGGCGTCGACCGCGGGATGCTCGATGATGCCCTGACCGTGCTCGGCGCATCGCGGCTCTTGTGGGGATGCGACCTAACGATGGAGACCGGACTCGCGAAGCTGCGCGCCCTCGAAGCCATCGGCCTCGGCGACGACGCGCTCGCCGACATTCGGTGGCGGAACGCAGTACGCCTCTTTCCCAGGGGCTCATTTCCACGCGCTGAAACCGCCATGCCATCGCGCAACGCGCAACGCTCGACACTCAGCGCGAGATGA
- the nrfD gene encoding NrfD/PsrC family molybdoenzyme membrane anchor subunit: MAATSAPVPAYPDDPSRRGHRPNIASADVRLPAVKSYEQVDREIAATLHPSLGWFALLCVAILCMLIGASTWMYQIYEGLGAAGYQPPVMWGVYIVTFVFWVGIGHAGTLISAILYLFRAGFRTSIYRASEAMTVFAVMTAGLFPILHLGRPWKFFYLIPYPNWRLIWPNPKSPLVWDVFAILTYLTISSTFLYIGLIPDIAALRDKESNPVRRQIYANLALGWRNSDREWRHFARAYLFLAALSTPLVLSVHSVVSFDFAMALAPGWHATIFPPYFVAGAIFSGLGMVFTIIIPIRKYFKLQHYVTLNDLDAAAKMCLFTSMVVGLAYLTEFQVAWMSGNTYEQDYFWNRVFGQWSWAAWIMLICNCVLPLSLFSQKLRRNTTWLWMLSLTINLGMWFERFVIVVPSLSHEFEPWQWGTYAPSWVDYCILLGSFGWFFMWFLLFIKQLPVMAISELKEVVPPRMKQMFGTHSHHPDFAALPNPVHNEPPEGDAF; the protein is encoded by the coding sequence ATGGCGGCAACCTCAGCGCCGGTCCCCGCGTACCCCGACGATCCGAGTCGCCGAGGCCACCGGCCCAACATCGCGAGCGCGGACGTACGACTCCCCGCGGTCAAGAGCTATGAGCAGGTCGATCGCGAGATCGCCGCAACGCTGCATCCGTCGTTAGGCTGGTTCGCGCTCCTGTGCGTTGCGATTCTGTGCATGCTCATCGGCGCCTCGACCTGGATGTACCAGATCTACGAGGGCCTCGGCGCCGCGGGCTACCAGCCCCCCGTGATGTGGGGCGTGTACATCGTCACCTTCGTCTTCTGGGTCGGTATCGGGCACGCCGGAACGCTGATCTCCGCGATTCTGTATCTGTTCCGCGCCGGATTCCGGACGAGCATCTATCGCGCGTCGGAAGCTATGACCGTGTTCGCCGTCATGACGGCTGGTCTGTTCCCGATTCTGCACCTCGGCCGCCCGTGGAAGTTCTTCTATCTCATTCCGTATCCGAACTGGCGGCTCATCTGGCCGAATCCAAAGAGTCCGCTCGTGTGGGACGTCTTCGCGATCCTCACGTACCTCACGATCTCGAGCACGTTTCTGTACATCGGGCTCATTCCAGACATCGCCGCGCTCCGCGACAAGGAAAGCAATCCGGTTCGGCGACAGATCTACGCGAACCTTGCACTCGGGTGGCGCAACTCGGATCGTGAGTGGCGGCATTTCGCTCGGGCGTATCTCTTCCTCGCCGCCCTCTCGACGCCGCTCGTGCTGTCGGTGCACTCCGTCGTGTCCTTCGACTTCGCGATGGCGCTCGCGCCCGGATGGCACGCGACGATCTTTCCGCCCTACTTCGTCGCCGGCGCCATCTTCTCGGGATTGGGCATGGTCTTCACGATCATCATCCCGATCCGGAAGTACTTCAAGCTGCAACATTACGTCACGCTCAACGATCTCGACGCCGCGGCGAAGATGTGTCTCTTCACGTCGATGGTCGTTGGCCTCGCGTATCTGACCGAGTTCCAGGTCGCGTGGATGAGCGGCAACACGTACGAACAGGACTACTTCTGGAACCGCGTGTTCGGTCAGTGGTCGTGGGCAGCGTGGATCATGCTGATCTGCAACTGCGTGCTGCCCCTGTCGCTCTTCTCGCAGAAGCTGCGACGGAACACGACATGGCTCTGGATGCTCTCGTTGACGATCAACCTCGGCATGTGGTTCGAGCGTTTTGTCATCGTGGTTCCGTCGCTCTCCCACGAATTCGAACCTTGGCAATGGGGCACGTACGCGCCGAGCTGGGTCGACTACTGCATTCTGCTCGGCAGCTTCGGCTGGTTCTTCATGTGGTTCCTGCTCTTCATCAAGCA
- a CDS encoding 4Fe-4S dicluster domain-containing protein has protein sequence MPDADNSKTAGVRRREFLKVLGASGAVAAAVGCAPEDVGKLIPYVVSPDDTVPGVSTYYATTCRECSAACGVIAETRDGRAIKLEGNPEHPLNRGGLCARGQAALQGLYNPDRFRGPMIKQGNTWKPAQWEDALNLVSQHLTSARGAAANAVFINQHETGSFPAFLDQWLAAYGMRPHLSIDLEADHAAIDANHRAYNIAWPRLNFADAKFILSIGADFLEGWGASVPQQLDFADARAKLENAPRFVYVGPRRSLTGLNADQWIPCAPGAELAIVNFLADRGAAPPQDQTGVAPAVLEQLRTELTSAKPSIVLSGVTTDNAGDVAATVAALNQSLGNVGTTIRAADPIVAFDGMATPAELLDAVERMRAGQVPIVFVRGVNPAHGLPKSLNFADAFGKVPFRVSFSSYPDETTELCDVVLPDFHSLESWGDAQPVRATIGLQQPTMDPVFANTRATGDVLIALAKKDQAAAPRLTMKDYRSWLFGRLPGGEQAVTAALTRGVMAGNLAPRPAAATTVTPRRVPTLSTTTGDYFLVVYPSPALGHGRGTNKPWLVELPDPVTKITWGSWVELHPETAARLGIDRGDIVEIRAGSGTVRAPAVPYLGVRPDVVAIATGYGHRAATSLPMYDNKHRSENPLQWGYGRYARDLGVNALDLLPAGTNGAGGLTLTATKVTISRVGDQVKLASTEGSARQHGRGIAQAVNAEDLARGIREPGEKEEAIEGDASHAFLPGLRSPVAADAQGILGAPTDPNQGKNKGLYDPTHPTHMASRRWAMTVDLARCTGCSACVTACYAENNIPTVGAPWQNATLFASPTPGFNITRGREMAWIRLERYFEGNPDGRFGEEFETRFVPMMCQHCGNAPCEPVCPVYATYHSPDGLNVQVYNRCVGTRYCSNNCPYKVRYFNWFGYGEPDRKQFAFPEPLNWQLNPDVTVRGKGVMEKCSFCVQRIREAENRAALEHRELVPDEFTTACAAACPSRAITFGDAADPQWTVAQLAQDRRAYHVFEELNTFTAVVYLKKVTHIAGPTAQPSPPATR, from the coding sequence ATGCCGGACGCCGACAACTCCAAAACCGCCGGCGTTCGCCGCCGCGAGTTTCTCAAGGTCCTCGGGGCGAGCGGGGCCGTCGCCGCTGCCGTCGGCTGCGCCCCAGAAGACGTTGGAAAGCTCATTCCCTATGTCGTCTCGCCTGACGACACCGTTCCGGGCGTCTCGACATACTACGCCACGACCTGCCGTGAGTGCTCGGCGGCGTGTGGCGTCATCGCCGAGACGCGTGACGGACGCGCGATCAAGCTCGAGGGGAATCCGGAGCATCCGCTGAATCGCGGTGGATTGTGCGCACGTGGCCAGGCGGCGCTGCAGGGCCTGTACAATCCGGACCGTTTCCGCGGTCCGATGATCAAGCAGGGGAATACGTGGAAGCCCGCGCAATGGGAGGATGCCCTCAATCTCGTTTCGCAACACCTAACGAGTGCACGAGGCGCAGCGGCCAATGCCGTCTTCATCAATCAGCACGAGACGGGGAGCTTCCCGGCATTTCTCGATCAGTGGTTGGCCGCGTACGGCATGCGGCCGCATCTCAGCATCGACCTCGAGGCTGATCACGCGGCGATAGACGCGAATCATCGCGCATACAACATCGCCTGGCCGCGACTGAATTTCGCCGACGCGAAGTTCATCCTCTCCATCGGCGCCGACTTTCTCGAGGGCTGGGGTGCTTCCGTGCCGCAGCAACTCGACTTCGCCGACGCACGCGCGAAGCTCGAGAACGCGCCGCGCTTCGTCTACGTTGGACCCCGCCGCTCGCTCACCGGTCTCAATGCCGATCAGTGGATTCCGTGCGCACCGGGCGCCGAGCTCGCGATCGTGAACTTCCTCGCCGACCGCGGCGCAGCACCGCCGCAGGATCAGACCGGCGTCGCTCCCGCGGTTCTCGAACAGCTTCGCACGGAGCTGACGTCGGCCAAGCCGAGCATCGTGCTCTCCGGGGTCACTACCGACAATGCGGGCGACGTCGCGGCAACCGTCGCCGCGCTCAATCAATCGCTCGGCAATGTCGGGACGACGATTCGCGCGGCCGATCCCATCGTCGCCTTCGATGGGATGGCGACACCCGCCGAATTGCTCGATGCGGTCGAGCGCATGCGTGCCGGCCAGGTGCCAATCGTCTTCGTTCGTGGCGTGAACCCGGCGCACGGACTTCCAAAGTCGCTCAATTTCGCGGATGCCTTCGGCAAGGTGCCGTTCAGGGTCAGCTTCTCGAGCTACCCAGACGAAACCACCGAGCTGTGCGACGTCGTGCTCCCGGATTTCCATTCGCTCGAGTCCTGGGGCGACGCGCAGCCGGTGCGCGCCACGATCGGCCTCCAGCAGCCGACGATGGATCCGGTCTTCGCGAACACCCGGGCGACCGGTGACGTGCTCATTGCACTCGCGAAGAAGGATCAGGCGGCGGCGCCTCGCCTAACGATGAAGGACTATCGGTCCTGGTTGTTCGGACGACTTCCCGGCGGCGAGCAGGCCGTGACGGCCGCACTCACTCGCGGCGTCATGGCTGGCAACCTTGCTCCGCGGCCAGCGGCAGCGACCACCGTGACTCCGCGGCGCGTGCCGACGCTCTCCACGACCACGGGGGATTATTTCCTCGTCGTGTATCCGTCGCCGGCGCTCGGCCACGGTCGCGGCACGAACAAACCATGGCTCGTCGAGCTTCCTGACCCCGTCACGAAGATCACCTGGGGTTCGTGGGTCGAGCTCCATCCGGAGACGGCGGCGCGGCTCGGAATCGACCGCGGCGACATCGTCGAGATCCGCGCTGGCAGTGGGACCGTGCGGGCGCCGGCCGTGCCATACCTCGGCGTTCGGCCGGATGTCGTCGCGATTGCCACCGGCTACGGTCATCGCGCCGCGACGTCGCTCCCGATGTACGACAACAAACATCGAAGCGAGAATCCGCTGCAATGGGGCTACGGTCGTTATGCGCGTGACCTTGGCGTCAATGCGCTCGATCTGTTGCCGGCGGGTACCAACGGTGCCGGCGGCCTGACTCTCACGGCGACGAAAGTCACGATCTCGCGCGTCGGTGATCAGGTGAAACTCGCGAGCACCGAAGGTTCGGCGCGACAACACGGCCGTGGCATCGCGCAGGCGGTCAACGCCGAGGACCTTGCGCGCGGGATTCGCGAGCCCGGGGAGAAAGAGGAAGCGATCGAGGGCGACGCGAGCCACGCATTCCTTCCGGGACTGCGCTCACCGGTCGCCGCCGACGCGCAAGGCATTCTCGGTGCGCCGACGGATCCGAATCAGGGAAAGAACAAGGGCTTGTACGATCCCACGCACCCGACGCACATGGCGTCGCGTCGTTGGGCGATGACGGTCGATCTCGCGCGGTGCACCGGTTGCTCGGCGTGCGTGACGGCGTGCTACGCCGAAAACAACATCCCGACGGTCGGTGCGCCCTGGCAGAACGCGACGCTCTTCGCGAGCCCGACTCCTGGATTCAACATTACGCGTGGGCGCGAGATGGCCTGGATTCGCCTCGAGCGCTACTTCGAGGGCAATCCCGACGGGCGATTTGGCGAGGAGTTCGAGACGCGCTTCGTGCCGATGATGTGTCAGCATTGTGGTAACGCGCCGTGCGAGCCCGTCTGCCCGGTCTACGCGACGTATCACTCGCCGGACGGGCTGAACGTCCAGGTCTACAATCGCTGCGTCGGCACGCGCTATTGCTCGAACAACTGTCCGTACAAGGTTCGATACTTCAACTGGTTTGGTTACGGCGAGCCCGATCGCAAGCAGTTCGCGTTCCCCGAGCCGCTCAACTGGCAGTTGAATCCGGATGTCACGGTCCGCGGCAAGGGCGTGATGGAGAAGTGCTCGTTCTGCGTGCAGCGCATTCGCGAGGCCGAGAACCGCGCCGCGCTCGAGCATCGCGAGCTCGTGCCTGACGAGTTCACGACCGCCTGCGCGGCCGCGTGTCCGTCGCGCGCGATCACCTTCGGTGACGCCGCCGATCCGCAATGGACGGTGGCACAGCTCGCGCAGGATCGCCGCGCGTACCACGTGTTCGAGGAGCTCAACACCTTCACGGCTGTGGTCTACTTGAAGAAAGTCACTCATATCGCGGGGCCGACGGCGCAACCGTCGCCGCCCGCGACGCGCTGA